The Clostridium sp. AWRP genome has a window encoding:
- a CDS encoding GGDEF domain-containing phosphodiesterase codes for MEHLSKYKGGDILSMKKNFLPYNYDLNYSIYNFDEFMHKYVQEKDSFSICLLNVSNLGLCNYILGYKYGNVLLHNIVNRIKLIINQKSYIYKFGGNILLIIVPNIKSRRSSVEIVKRIMKINEDLFLLADKKFKLEIKLGISLYPYDDVKLSNVFKYASIALNCANKECGSTYEFFNVNMYENNAMEEKIRTDIQDALINHEFILYYQPQVNVNSGEIYGVEALIRWNHPEFGILTPSYFIDGIEKNGEINKVGRVVFYMACLEAKKLHNLGYSHLIMSVNLSIRQFEDDFFITFIKNILEITQVKPEYINFEITERTAINSTEKITSALRNIKDMGIKIFVDDFGTQYSFLNYLYSVPIDGIKIDRSFINGIDKSEKKFTIVRHLINLAKDLNLEVVAEGMETEQQLKCLEKANCINVQGFFFGKPLSSNDLVSFMKTSKFGKPGNSIFSESKK; via the coding sequence TTGGAGCATTTATCAAAATATAAGGGCGGTGATATATTGTCCATGAAAAAGAATTTCTTACCTTATAATTATGACTTGAATTATTCTATATACAATTTTGATGAATTTATGCATAAATATGTGCAGGAAAAAGATAGCTTCTCAATATGTCTTCTTAATGTGTCTAATTTAGGCTTATGCAATTATATATTAGGGTACAAATATGGCAATGTTTTATTGCATAATATTGTGAACAGGATAAAACTTATTATTAATCAAAAATCATATATTTATAAGTTTGGCGGGAACATATTGCTTATTATAGTACCTAATATAAAATCTAGACGCAGTTCCGTAGAGATTGTAAAAAGAATAATGAAAATAAATGAAGATTTATTTTTATTGGCAGATAAAAAATTTAAATTGGAAATAAAACTTGGGATTTCTTTATATCCCTATGACGATGTGAAGCTTAGTAATGTATTTAAATATGCAAGTATAGCTCTAAATTGTGCAAATAAAGAATGCGGCAGCACATATGAATTTTTTAATGTTAATATGTATGAAAATAATGCTATGGAAGAAAAAATTCGAACTGATATACAGGACGCCCTCATTAATCATGAGTTCATATTATATTATCAGCCACAGGTAAACGTTAACAGCGGTGAGATTTATGGAGTAGAAGCTCTTATCAGATGGAATCATCCAGAGTTTGGGATACTAACACCTTCATATTTTATTGATGGAATAGAGAAAAATGGCGAAATAAATAAAGTAGGCAGAGTGGTCTTTTATATGGCATGCCTTGAGGCAAAAAAACTTCATAATCTTGGATACTCCCATTTAATTATGTCTGTTAATTTGTCTATAAGACAATTTGAAGATGATTTTTTTATTACTTTTATTAAAAATATATTGGAAATAACTCAGGTGAAGCCTGAATATATTAATTTTGAAATAACTGAGAGGACGGCTATTAATTCTACTGAAAAAATTACATCTGCCTTGAGAAATATAAAAGATATGGGAATAAAAATATTTGTTGATGATTTTGGAACTCAATATTCATTTTTAAATTACCTGTACAGTGTGCCTATAGATGGCATAAAAATAGATAGATCTTTTATTAATGGTATAGATAAATCTGAAAAAAAGTTTACTATTGTAAGACATCTTATCAATCTTGCAAAGGACTTAAATTTGGAGGTAGTGGCAGAAGGCATGGAAACGGAACAGCAGCTTAAATGTTTAGAAAAAGCTAATTGCATTAATGTACAGGGTTTCTTTTTTGGAAAACCTCTTAGCTCTAATGATCTTGTAAGTTTTATGAAAACATCAAAATTTGGTAAGCCAGGTAATAGTATTTTTTCAGAAAGTAAAAAATAG
- a CDS encoding GspE/PulE family protein produces MPKIKKRLGQILVDEGVITEEVMEKALRMQKESGEKLGEVLVNMGFTTDEQIVNAVKEQLGIPLINLDNINVSQNIIDILPVSTAKKREAIPIDIVNGSLLVVMSDPLNYFAIEDIKVATGYHVKTAIALRNSILKNIDKYYGKSKAQEAVQDYRKNFVNRTVESDEELADETAAPVIKFLNTIIENAMLYNASDIHIEPDEKEMRVRFRVDGMLREIMRTDIDMLSAVISRVKIMASLNIAENRIPQDGRINFKVKQHTIDIRVSTIPTILGEKIVMRLLDKSNFSMNLEKIGLENDELTKLKKMIASPYGIIMVSGPTGSGKTTTLYSILNILNDVSKNIITIEDPVEYNLKGVNQMQVNTKIGFDFASGLRSILRQDPDIILVGEIRDNETAEISIRSALTGHLVLSTIHTNNAVGTVGRLLDMGIKPFLISSTLAGVIAQRLVRKICPSCAEEYMSDEREMRILGLKEPVKLKKGKGCSLCNSTGYRGRIGIFEILEIDNDIKNIIDTDYTENKIEKLAVDKGMNTLRKSCINKVLKGITTVEEMLRATYGDDI; encoded by the coding sequence ATGCCAAAAATAAAAAAACGTCTGGGACAGATACTTGTGGATGAGGGAGTTATAACTGAAGAAGTTATGGAGAAGGCTCTCAGAATGCAAAAGGAATCAGGTGAAAAACTTGGAGAAGTACTTGTAAATATGGGATTTACAACAGATGAGCAGATAGTTAATGCAGTAAAAGAACAGCTTGGCATACCTTTGATAAATTTAGATAATATCAATGTATCCCAGAATATTATAGATATTTTACCTGTAAGTACCGCAAAAAAACGTGAGGCTATTCCCATAGACATTGTAAACGGCTCTTTACTTGTAGTTATGAGTGACCCTTTAAATTACTTTGCCATAGAGGATATAAAAGTAGCAACAGGCTATCATGTTAAGACAGCTATAGCGCTTAGAAATAGTATATTGAAAAATATTGATAAATATTATGGAAAAAGTAAGGCACAAGAAGCAGTACAGGATTATAGAAAAAACTTTGTAAATAGAACGGTAGAAAGTGATGAGGAGTTAGCTGACGAAACAGCTGCACCAGTTATAAAATTTCTAAATACTATAATTGAAAATGCAATGTTATACAATGCTTCGGATATTCACATAGAACCGGATGAAAAAGAAATGAGAGTTAGATTCAGAGTAGATGGTATGCTTAGGGAAATTATGAGAACGGATATAGATATGCTTTCTGCTGTAATAAGCAGGGTAAAGATAATGGCCAGTTTAAATATAGCTGAGAATAGGATACCCCAGGACGGGAGAATTAACTTTAAAGTTAAGCAGCATACAATAGATATTAGAGTTTCTACCATTCCAACTATTTTAGGTGAAAAAATTGTAATGCGATTGCTTGATAAGAGCAACTTTTCAATGAATCTTGAAAAAATTGGCCTTGAAAATGATGAATTAACCAAACTAAAGAAAATGATTGCAAGTCCCTATGGTATAATAATGGTATCAGGACCTACGGGAAGTGGTAAAACTACAACTCTATATTCTATATTAAACATATTAAACGATGTATCCAAAAATATAATAACGATAGAAGATCCCGTGGAATATAATTTAAAAGGTGTTAATCAGATGCAGGTAAATACTAAAATAGGATTTGATTTTGCCAGCGGCTTAAGAAGTATATTGAGGCAGGATCCGGATATAATTCTTGTAGGAGAAATAAGGGATAATGAAACAGCGGAAATATCTATAAGATCTGCACTTACAGGACATTTGGTACTATCAACTATCCACACCAATAATGCAGTAGGAACTGTTGGAAGACTTCTTGATATGGGTATAAAGCCTTTTCTTATATCTTCTACTTTAGCAGGCGTTATAGCTCAGAGACTGGTTAGAAAGATATGCCCAAGTTGTGCCGAGGAATATATGAGTGATGAGAGAGAAATGAGAATACTTGGACTTAAAGAACCGGTTAAACTAAAGAAAGGTAAAGGATGCAGCTTGTGCAATAGTACAGGTTACAGGGGAAGAATAGGTATATTTGAAATACTTGAAATAGATAATGACATTAAAAATATTATAGATACAGATTATACTGAAAATAAAATTGAAAAATTAGCTGTGGATAAGGGCATGAATACTTTAAGAAAATCCTGTATAAATAAGGTGTTAAAGGGTATAACTACTGTTGAAGAAATGTTAAGGGCTACTTATGGAGATGATATATGA
- the rfbA gene encoding glucose-1-phosphate thymidylyltransferase RfbA: MRKGIILAGGSGTRLYPMTKAISKQIVPIYDKPMIYYPISVLMLAGIRNILIISTPRDTGAFKELFGDGSQLGLHFQYEVQYEPKGLAEAFIVGEKFIGNDDVVLVLGDNVFHGYGFTERLRAASDRHNCSTIFGYHVSNPQNFGVVEFDDDFNVISIEEKPSKPKSDYAVPGLYFYTNDVVDIAKNIKPSSRGELEITDVNNEYLKRGKLKVELFGRGMAWLDTGTPQGLLNAANFVEAVQTRQGLYIACIEEIAYREGYIDDNQLIKLAEPLKKVAYGKYILELLNKQHHSYFRSEYN; encoded by the coding sequence TTGAGAAAGGGCATAATACTGGCCGGTGGATCTGGAACCAGGCTTTATCCAATGACTAAGGCAATATCTAAGCAGATTGTTCCAATATATGACAAACCTATGATTTATTATCCAATTTCTGTGCTTATGCTAGCTGGAATACGCAATATTCTAATTATATCCACACCAAGAGATACAGGTGCTTTTAAAGAACTTTTTGGTGATGGAAGTCAGCTTGGACTTCACTTTCAGTACGAAGTGCAATATGAGCCAAAGGGACTGGCTGAGGCTTTTATAGTTGGAGAAAAATTTATTGGAAATGACGATGTAGTTCTTGTTTTAGGGGATAATGTATTTCATGGATATGGTTTTACAGAAAGGTTAAGGGCGGCTTCAGACAGACATAACTGTTCAACTATTTTTGGATATCATGTAAGCAACCCTCAAAATTTTGGTGTAGTGGAATTTGATGATGATTTCAATGTTATTTCCATAGAGGAAAAACCCTCAAAGCCAAAATCCGATTATGCAGTACCAGGACTTTACTTTTACACAAATGATGTGGTGGACATAGCAAAGAATATCAAACCTTCTTCAAGGGGAGAACTTGAAATTACAGATGTAAACAATGAGTATTTAAAAAGAGGTAAACTTAAAGTAGAGCTCTTTGGAAGAGGAATGGCCTGGCTTGATACTGGAACTCCCCAGGGACTTTTAAATGCTGCTAATTTTGTAGAGGCTGTTCAGACAAGGCAGGGACTTTACATAGCTTGTATAGAGGAAATTGCTTATAGAGAAGGATATATAGATGACAATCAACTGATAAAGTTGGCAGAGCCTCTTAAAAAAGTTGCTTATGGGAAATATATTTTAGAATTGTTGAATAAACAGCATCATTCATATTTTAGGAGTGAATACAATTGA
- a CDS encoding A24 family peptidase, whose product MYIYCSIIVFVFGTIIGSFLNVCIYRIPMQESIVYPPSHCTNCGSRIKWYDLIPIVSYIILRGQCRNCGEKISARYPIIEFTTGLLYTMLYVKFGISIDIVKYIVFISVLIVVGMIDLNTTDIYFKTTVVGLISAFIFLAIYYYNGLPIKTYVYGGIVGGGLLALIILITKGGMGWGDAEICTVCGLFLGLKLTFLMLFLSFIIGATAGVILILSGKKSRKDYIPFGPFIVIASIITVFLGQNIVSWYL is encoded by the coding sequence ATGTATATTTATTGTAGTATTATTGTTTTTGTTTTTGGAACCATAATAGGAAGTTTTTTAAATGTATGCATATATAGAATACCAATGCAGGAATCTATTGTGTATCCACCTTCTCATTGTACAAATTGCGGCAGCAGGATTAAGTGGTATGACCTAATTCCTATAGTAAGCTATATTATTTTAAGGGGACAATGTAGAAATTGTGGAGAGAAGATATCTGCAAGATATCCTATTATAGAGTTTACAACTGGTTTATTGTATACTATGCTTTATGTTAAATTTGGAATTAGCATAGATATTGTAAAGTATATTGTATTTATAAGTGTTTTGATTGTGGTAGGAATGATAGATTTGAATACCACGGACATTTATTTTAAAACCACAGTAGTAGGTTTGATTTCTGCATTTATATTTTTAGCAATATATTATTATAACGGTCTGCCTATAAAGACATATGTATATGGAGGTATAGTAGGCGGTGGACTTTTAGCTCTTATCATTCTCATAACAAAAGGTGGTATGGGATGGGGAGACGCAGAAATTTGTACTGTGTGCGGCTTGTTTCTCGGGCTTAAACTTACTTTCCTAATGTTGTTTTTGTCCTTTATTATAGGAGCGACTGCAGGAGTAATACTTATTTTGTCAGGAAAGAAGTCGAGAAAAGATTACATACCTTTTGGACCATTTATTGTAATAGCATCTATTATTACAGTATTTTTGGGGCAAAATATTGTAAGTTGGTATTTATAA
- the rfbB gene encoding dTDP-glucose 4,6-dehydratase gives MKTYLVTGGIGFIGSNFIHYMLKKYLNVKIINYDKLTYAGNLENLETISKNPNYIFIQGDICDREKLQQLFQKYDIDYVINFAAESHVDRSIKDPEIFVKTNVMGTVALLDTAKNAWGVEGGFKQGKKYLQVSTDEVYGSLGNEGYFTEKTPLDSHSPYSSSKASADLMVKAYFDTYKMPVNITRCSNNYGPYQFPEKLIPLVINNCLSKRDIPVYGDGLNIRDWLYVEDHCKAIDKVIYSGQCGEVYNIGGHNERTNIHIVKTIISYIHDNVDPSVDESLIKYVKDRKGHDRRYGIDPTKIKDELHWYPETKFEDGIVKTIKWYLDNKDWMDNVTSGEYKKYYEKMYRNK, from the coding sequence ATGAAAACATACCTGGTGACAGGAGGAATAGGCTTTATTGGGTCTAACTTTATCCATTACATGTTAAAAAAATACTTAAATGTAAAAATAATAAACTACGATAAACTAACCTATGCAGGTAACCTTGAAAACCTAGAGACCATATCTAAAAATCCTAACTACATATTTATCCAGGGAGACATATGTGACAGGGAAAAACTTCAACAGCTGTTTCAGAAGTATGATATAGACTATGTAATAAATTTTGCAGCAGAATCCCATGTAGACAGGAGTATAAAAGACCCTGAAATTTTTGTAAAAACGAATGTGATGGGGACTGTGGCACTTTTGGATACTGCTAAAAATGCTTGGGGTGTAGAAGGTGGTTTTAAACAGGGGAAGAAATATCTTCAGGTTTCCACAGATGAAGTCTATGGTTCCCTTGGAAATGAAGGATATTTTACGGAAAAAACTCCTCTTGATTCTCACAGCCCTTACTCTTCAAGCAAAGCTTCTGCCGATTTGATGGTAAAGGCATATTTTGATACCTATAAAATGCCTGTGAATATAACCAGATGTTCCAATAACTATGGTCCCTATCAATTTCCAGAAAAGCTTATCCCACTTGTTATAAACAATTGTCTAAGCAAAAGAGATATTCCAGTATATGGTGATGGACTTAACATAAGGGATTGGCTTTATGTAGAAGATCACTGCAAAGCTATAGATAAGGTTATTTATAGTGGTCAGTGTGGTGAAGTATATAACATAGGTGGACATAACGAGAGAACAAACATTCATATAGTTAAAACAATAATTTCATATATACACGACAATGTGGATCCTTCTGTAGATGAAAGTCTTATAAAATATGTAAAAGATAGAAAAGGACATGATAGGAGATATGGCATTGATCCTACAAAGATTAAAGATGAACTCCATTGGTATCCTGAAACAAAATTTGAGGATGGTATAGTGAAGACTATAAAGTGGTACTTAGACAATAAAGATTGGATGGATAATGTGACTTCCGGGGAGTATAAGAAGTACTATGAGAAAATGTACAGAAATAAATAA
- the rfbD gene encoding dTDP-4-dehydrorhamnose reductase → MKILITGGKGQLAGQLEEILVMGKSEVGALDKIYSDAEVRLASREELDITKLDDVRDFMIDYAPDIIVNCAAYTNVDKCETDFQNAFKVNSLGARNLALASQNTKTKLVHISTDYVFNGRGTVPFREYDLPDPVSVYGKTKLLGEQYIRENCSRYFIVRTSWLYGLYGKNFVYTILKAAKEKGHLDVVNDQRGNPTNAEDLAYHILKLALTCEYGIYHCTGKGECSWYDFACKIVEYAGIDCIVSPMTSEKLNRAAKRPEFSSLDNMMLRCTVGNNMRQWEDALKSFIEKLYKNK, encoded by the coding sequence TTGAAGATATTGATTACAGGAGGGAAAGGACAGCTTGCTGGGCAGCTTGAAGAAATTTTGGTTATGGGAAAATCTGAAGTAGGAGCACTTGATAAAATTTATTCTGATGCTGAAGTGAGATTGGCCAGCAGGGAAGAACTAGATATAACTAAATTAGATGATGTCAGAGATTTTATGATTGATTATGCTCCAGATATAATTGTAAATTGTGCTGCTTATACCAATGTGGATAAGTGCGAGACTGATTTTCAAAATGCTTTTAAGGTAAATTCTTTAGGAGCTAGAAATTTGGCATTAGCTTCACAGAATACAAAAACAAAACTTGTACATATTTCTACAGATTATGTTTTTAACGGCAGAGGTACTGTCCCTTTTAGGGAATACGATTTACCTGATCCTGTTAGTGTTTACGGAAAGACTAAACTTTTAGGGGAGCAGTATATTAGAGAAAATTGCAGCAGATATTTTATAGTAAGGACATCCTGGCTTTATGGTTTATATGGGAAGAATTTTGTATACACTATACTAAAAGCTGCAAAAGAAAAAGGACATTTAGATGTGGTAAATGATCAGAGAGGTAATCCTACTAATGCTGAAGATCTTGCTTATCACATTTTAAAGCTTGCTCTTACTTGTGAATATGGTATATACCACTGTACTGGCAAGGGTGAGTGCAGTTGGTATGATTTTGCCTGCAAAATTGTGGAGTATGCCGGTATAGACTGCATTGTATCCCCTATGACTTCAGAAAAACTCAACAGGGCAGCTAAAAGACCGGAATTTTCTTCTCTTGATAATATGATGCTCCGGTGCACCGTTGGTAACAATATGAGACAGTGGGAAGACGCACTTAAATCCTTTATTGAAAAACTGTACAAAAATAAATAA
- the rfbC gene encoding dTDP-4-dehydrorhamnose 3,5-epimerase gives MGKFNFKSVDIEGVYIIETGVFGDNRGYFMETYNYNDFKSAGLDEVFVQDNKSKSKKGVLRGLHFQKNYSQGKLVRVEKGEVFDVAVDLRERSSTYGKWIGVTLSEENRKQFYIPKGFAHGFLVISDEAEFCYKCTEFYHPEDEGGIIWNDPDINIKWPLEGIDNIIFSERDKLWPTLKECKNKIKKY, from the coding sequence ATAGGTAAATTTAATTTTAAATCAGTAGATATCGAAGGTGTGTACATAATAGAAACAGGTGTTTTTGGGGATAATAGAGGTTATTTTATGGAAACGTATAACTATAATGATTTTAAGTCGGCAGGTCTTGATGAGGTGTTCGTTCAGGATAACAAATCTAAATCTAAAAAGGGTGTTTTAAGGGGACTTCACTTTCAAAAAAATTATTCTCAAGGAAAATTGGTGAGAGTAGAAAAAGGGGAGGTATTTGATGTCGCTGTAGATTTAAGAGAGAGATCCTCTACCTATGGGAAATGGATAGGGGTTACACTATCTGAAGAAAACAGGAAACAATTTTATATCCCAAAGGGATTTGCCCATGGATTTCTAGTTATTTCAGACGAAGCAGAATTTTGCTATAAATGCACTGAGTTTTATCATCCTGAAGATGAAGGTGGTATTATATGGAATGATCCTGATATAAATATAAAATGGCCTCTTGAGGGAATTGACAATATTATTTTTTCTGAAAGAGATAAATTATGGCCTACACTGAAGGAGTGCAAAAATAAAATAAAAAAGTATTGA
- a CDS encoding type II secretion system protein, which translates to MENVMKLEKKKGFTLIELMIVLAIIAILAVVLIPKSQIFKNNSKNAGVTTNVNTVRGYLETKVTNSGGADSYLNAATLKTAIASNFSLDSSTFVPTGSSSSEQLVNPFNKDNASVSVVDKSSDETNNKVDTVSPSSTGVNDGEVVIYVCKDGYVVFGVDKGGDLTQTFKVK; encoded by the coding sequence ATGGAAAATGTAATGAAATTAGAAAAGAAAAAAGGTTTTACACTTATTGAACTCATGATAGTGCTTGCTATTATTGCCATACTTGCTGTAGTTTTGATTCCTAAATCTCAAATATTTAAGAACAATTCTAAAAATGCAGGTGTAACTACCAATGTAAATACTGTAAGGGGTTACTTGGAAACGAAGGTTACCAATAGTGGAGGAGCTGATAGCTACTTGAATGCGGCTACCTTGAAAACAGCAATAGCATCAAATTTTAGTTTAGATTCATCAACTTTTGTACCTACCGGTTCAAGTTCAAGTGAACAATTAGTTAATCCTTTTAACAAAGACAATGCATCAGTTTCAGTTGTTGATAAGTCATCAGATGAAACAAATAATAAAGTAGATACCGTAAGTCCAAGCAGTACTGGTGTTAACGATGGTGAAGTTGTAATTTATGTATGTAAGGATGGATATGTTGTTTTTGGTGTTGATAAAGGTGGAGATCTTACTCAAACATTTAAAGTTAAATAA